GCCCGGCGATGGCCGGGGAGTGCCCAACTGGGCTCTCGACAAGCAGTAGAGAAATGGTCGGAGCGAGAAGATTTGAACTTCCGACCCCCTGCACCCCATCCGATACAAGTCGTTTGGGATCCTTGAGTTAAGGCAGTCTTATGGGAGCCGATGTTACCGCCGTTCGGCGTGGCTTGCAACTACTCTCAGATGTTCGCACCAGCGTGCAGGTCAGCACACTTCGGAACACCCGGCGCTGTCTTCGGCTCGCCCATGACCACGCCCTCGTCCTGGAACCTCCTCTCCGCCCATCACCTGCTGAACGAGATCCTCGAACTCGTCGAACGCGCGAACTCGTACGCGGTCATGGTGACGGCCTACCTTGACCCGTGGCAGCACCTCGAACTCGCTCTGCGCAAAGCGGTCGAGCGCGGCGTCACCGTTCACATCATCACCCGCTCGGCCGATGACACGCACAACGACAAGGCCAAGCGCGCCAAGAGCATCGAAAGGCTGCGCGCGCTCGGCGTGACCTTCCACGAGGTGGACTGGCTGCACACCAAGCTCTACGTCAGCGAGAAGGAAGCCATCGTGGCGTCGCTGAACCTGACAGCTACCGGTCGCGATGGCCCGAACCTCGGCGTCCACCTCCACGGCCGCCAGGCAGCGTCGCAGGCGCTGCGGGAGATCGATCAGTGGATCCCTGGCTTCTCCTCCACAGTCGCCGCACCGATTGCCGCTTCTTCAGCCACAAGCGCACC
The Planctomycetia bacterium genome window above contains:
- a CDS encoding phospholipase D-like domain-containing protein, with protein sequence MTTPSSWNLLSAHHLLNEILELVERANSYAVMVTAYLDPWQHLELALRKAVERGVTVHIITRSADDTHNDKAKRAKSIERLRALGVTFHEVDWLHTKLYVSEKEAIVASLNLTATGRDGPNLGVHLHGRQAASQALREIDQWIPGFSSTVAAPIAASSATSAPAFCIRCQGARAFFNPGKPYCSDCWHARKSEQGNRTEACCHRCGAAAETVLRQPLCTTCGAKAPMRTAG